The proteins below come from a single Aspergillus oryzae RIB40 DNA, chromosome 5 genomic window:
- a CDS encoding SF3B4/SAP49 family RNA-binding protein (splicing factor 3b, subunit 4) has protein sequence MSGARHWEQDKEATVYIGNLDERVTDSLVWELMLQAGRIVNVHLPKDRVTQSHQGYGFVEFISEEDAEYASRIMNGIRLYGKPIRVNKASADKQKSVEIGAELFVGNLDPMVTEQVLYNTFSRFGNLINLPKVMSTIRP, from the exons ATGTCCGGTGCAAGGCATTG GGAGCAGGATAAAGAGGCCACCGTCTACATTGGGAACCTTGATGAAAGGGTCACAGATAGCCTGGTATGGGAGTTGATGCTGCAGGCAGGGCGCATCGTTAATGTTCACCTGCCAAAAGATCGAGTCACACAGTCCCACCAAGGTTACGGGTTTGTTGAATTCATCAGCGAAGAGGATGCAGAATACGCATCCCGAATAATGAACGGCATCCGTTTATATGGGAAACCAATACGCGTGAACAAAGCGTCTGCTGACAAGCAGAAGTCGGTGGAAATCGGCGCGGAACTTTTTGTTGGGAACCTTGACCCCATGGTCACGGAGCAAGTCCTTTATAATACATTCAGTCGATTTGGGAACTTGATCAATTTACCAAAGGTAATGTCGACTATCCGCCCTTAA
- a CDS encoding uncharacterized protein (predicted protein), with amino-acid sequence MNGQYLMNKQVSVQYAYKKDGKGERHGDQAERMLAAQARKHNVRPPTQPLPSPFSGSGTPMVPPAMANGDSSRQISTGPPDLGMGRGVATPNVGFSNVPPPQHHRSVPPATPLANPPPGLPARPPPSQAGYGGPPQAFLPPAFNNAGQQSSFPPQPAPPPGFAPPGFGPPTGNAAPPPPLPPGFQQPAYSRGR; translated from the coding sequence ATGAATGGCCAGTACCTTATGAATAAACAGGTCTCGGTACAATACGCCTAtaagaaagatggcaagGGTGAACGTCATGGTGATCAAGCTGAGCGGATGTTAGCTGCGCAAGCCCGCAAGCATAACGTACGCCCGCCGACTCAGCCTTTACCATCACCGTTCTCAGGTTCAGGGACCCCTATGGTGCCCCCGGCCATGGCCAATGGTGATAGCTCTAGGCAGATCAGCACTGGTCCTCCGGACCTAGGGATGGGCAGAGGCGTTGCAACCCCTAATGTTGGTTTTTCGAATGTGCCTCCCCCGCAACACCACAGGTCTGTTCCACCTGCGACACCTttggcaaatccaccaccaggcTTGCCAGCTCGGCCTCCACCTTCACAAGCTGGCTATGGAGGTCCACCGCAGGCTTTCTTACCTCCAGCCTTTAACAATGCGGGTCAGCAATCATCTTTTCCTCCACAGCCCGCGCCACCTCCAGGCTTCGCTCCTCCCGGCTTTGGCCCTCCTACTGGGAATGCCGCCCCCCCGCCACCGTTACCCCCAGGATTTCAGCAGCCAGCCTACAGTCGGGGGCGCTAG
- a CDS encoding DUF2015 domain-containing protein (predicted protein): MAYYLLYFLAISVVVCGTVLYLTRARWLSLVPVPDYIYDRLPSSFADDLEAGLTSTQFDLSANIADGDTRAGLDNQAKRQIMKIMKRQRINFDEARRIYTEQRFAKNNIGPDGRPRDPKFVSFS; this comes from the exons ATGGCATACTATCTTCTATATTTTTTGGCAATCTCTGTTGTGGTTTGTGGTACAG TCCTCTATCTTACACGGGCCCGATGGCTGTCTCTAGTCCCAGTTCCTGATTACATTTACGACCGCCTACCTTCTAGCTTCGCCGATGACCTAGAGGCGGGGCTGACATCAACGCAGTTTGACCTCTCCGCCAACATTGCAGATGGTGACACTAGGGCTGGGTTGGATAACCAAGCTAAACGACAAAtcatgaagatcatgaaacGCCAAAGGATAAACTTTGATGAAGCTCGCCGGATATATACCGAGCAGCGTTTTGCTAAGAATAATATTGGTCCCGACGGCCGGCCCAGGGACCCCAAGTTTGTTTCATTCTCCTAA
- a CDS encoding 60S ribosomal protein L28 (60S ribosomal protein L28), giving the protein MAAQRQNVSSDLVWQLTRNQNAFLVKRNSGGGSQFSRDPLNLQNKHSFKYAGYANTKAIGVQPTENGGVVVLTKKSGNAQQPGKNAVRVTFGPKASTRKIYKGVADKTAKNGYRADLREDAVARVSAIRRSQKPKKDTPPQKPRGAQARKAAEQESA; this is encoded by the exons ATGGCCGCCCAAAGACAGAACGTTTCCAGCGACCTGGTCTGGCAGCTCACCC GCAACCAGAATGCTTTTCTGGTCAAGCGTAACAGCGGCGGCGGCTCTCAGTTCTCCCGTGACCCTTTGAACCTGCAGAACAAGCACTCTTTCAAG TACGCTGGATACGCCAACACCAAG GCTATTGGTGTGCAGCCCACTGAGAACGGTGGCGTTGTTGTTCTTACCAAGAAGTCCGGCAATGCCCAGCAGCCCGGAAAGAACGCCGTTCGCGTGACTTTTGGCCCCAAGGCCTCCACCCGCAA GATTTACAAGGGTGTTGCAGACAAGACCGCAAAGAACGGCTACCGTGCTGACCTCCGTGAGGACGCTGTTGCACGTGTGAGCGCCATTCGCCGTTCTCAGAAGCCTAAGAAGGATACTCCTCCCCAGAAGCCTAGAGGTGCTCAGGCCCGGAAGGCCGCTGAGCAGGAGTCGGCATAA
- a CDS encoding malate dehydrogenase (NAD-dependent malate dehydrogenase): MVKAAVLGASGGIGQPLSLLLKTCPLVEELALYDVVNTPGVAADLSHISSIAKISGFLPKDDGLKQALTGANIVVIPAGIPRKPGMTRDDLFKINAGIVRDLVKGIAEFCPKAFVLVISNPVNSTVPIAAEVLKAAGVFDPKRLFGVTTLDVVRAETFTQEFSGQKDPSAVQIPVVGGHSGETIVPLFSKTTPAIQIPEEKYDALIHRVQFGGDEVVQAKDGAGSATLSMAYAGYRFAESVIKASKGQTGIVEPTFVYLPGIPGGDEIVKATGVEFFSTLVTLGTNGAEKASNVLEGVTEKEKKLLEACTKGLKGNIEKGIDFVKNPPPK, translated from the exons ATGGTCAAAGCTG CGGTACTTGGAGCTTCTGGTGGCATTGGCCAG CCACTGTCTCTCCTGTTGAAGACCTGTCCCTTAGTTGAAGAGCTTGCTCTCTACGATGTTGTGAACACCCCTGGTGTTGCTGCTGATCTATCCCACATCTCGTCTATCGCT AAAATCTCTGGTTTTCTGCCCAAAGATGATGGGCTGAAGCAGGCCCTTACTGGTGCTAATATTGTTGTCATCCCGGCTGGTATTCCCC GCAAGCCTGGTATGACCCGTGACGACctcttcaagatcaacgccGGCATAGTGCGAGACTTGGTCAAGGGTATCGCCGAGTTCTGCCCCAAGGCCTTTGTTCTGGTTATCTCAAACCCCGTTAATTCTACTGTTCCTATTGCTGCAGAGGTGCTCAAAGCCGCTGGCGTCTTTGACCCGAAGCGCCTCTTTGGTGTCACCACACTGGACGTCGTTCGTGCAGAGACTTTCACCCAAGAGTTCTCGGGCCAGAAGGATCCTTCTGCTGTTCAAATCCCAGTTGTTGGTGGCCACTCTGGAGAGACCATTGTCCCCCTCTTCAGCAAGACTACCCCCGCAATTCAGATACCCGAGGAGAAGTATGACGCACTGATCCACC GCGTCCAATTTGGTGGAGATGAGGTGGTCCAAGCTAAGGACGGTGCTGGTTCCGCCACCTTGTCTATGGCCTATGCCGGTTACAG GTTCGCTGAGAGTGTAATCAAAGCTTCAAAGGGTCAAACGGGTATTGTCGAGCCTACCTTCGTCTACCTGCCTGGAATTCCCGGCGGTGATGAGATCGTTAAGGCAACTGGCGTGGAATTCTTCTCTACTCTTGTAACCTTAGGA ACTAATGGCGCAGAGAAGGCTAGCAACGTTCTTGAGGGCGTGaccgagaaggaaaagaagcttctcgaggCTTGCACGAAAGGCCTTAAGGGTAATATCGAGAAAGGCATCGACTTCGTTAAgaacccaccaccaaagtAA
- a CDS encoding trafficking protein particle complex subunit (transport protein particle (TRAPP) complex subunit), translated as MSFDTPAPDEPQARALSASCLDFLLIELVPMAERLAKELSADDKTPDDDEIRETTFFRLESLGYRVGQGLAERFSRDRPRFSDNLDVIKFLCKDLWTILFKKQVDNLKTNHRGVYVLTDNSFRPFARMSMSVRSEAVSMAQAYLWFPCGVIRGALSNLGINTTVQAETGELPGATFQIKTVQPKS; from the exons ATGTCGTTCGATACACCAGCTCCGGATGAGCCACAAGCACGGGCTCTAAGCGCTTCGTGTCTTGACTTTCTCCTAATAGAGCTGGTACCTATGGCAGAACGCCTGGCGAAGGAACTTTCAGCTGATGATAAAACtcccgatgatgatgagattaGGGAAACGACATTTTTCCGCCTTGAATCTCTTGGATACAGAGTTGGACAAGGCCTTGCAGAAAG ATTCTCTCGAGACCGCCCTAGATTCTCGGACAATCTCGATGTTATAAAGTTCTTGTGCAAAGACCTATGGACCATTCTTTTCAAGAAGCAGGTCGATAATTTGAAGACTAATCATCGG GGAGTATATGTTCTGACCGATAATTCATTCCGGCCATTTGCAAGGATGAGCATGTCTGTGAGAAGCGAGGCGGTGTCCATGGCTCAGGCG TATTTATGGTTCCCGTGTGGTGTCATTCGCGGCGCTCTATCAAATTTGGGGATCAATACTACTGTTCAGGCCGAGACGGGTGAGCTTCCGGGAGCAACGTTTCAGATCAAAACAGTCCAACCCAAATCATGA
- a CDS encoding Siz/PIAS RING finger protein (Zn-finger transcription factor), protein MASVGQSSELQSVVALVKTMTNAQLKEILRSEGLAVSGVKASLQFRIIEFIERLNQGGQIERYDNLKRAVYATTHRSMPQPSTPQSLPSHQYHSSANQPLSTQQRPSPLSAPMTSHGLTSGILTMPISMSLHLGANSHFLLGRLNFKESPFYTVFQQLTPVVECKVREQTRDSVELRVVLNQDMASRLQADPNLRVMVYCAADTGLNQYTKSDIAFPHQVELKANLDEVKANLRGLKNKPGTTRPADRFFVLVSLVQRHPVEELVAELKMRKTISKDQVLREMKSRADDTDIVATSSVMSLKCPLSTLRIAVPCRSVICTHNQCFDAYSFLQLQEQAPTWSCPVCSKATSFESLQIDQYVDDILRSTSTDVEQVVVEPDGRWSNPRVVDASEAGGVTPESDDDDLIEIKELGNTPVKQESLPAASLSLQRTPAQSREPSSTSSVARLSTNKRPATQVIDLTGSDDDNDDGSPVRPPKRPALNLLNRSLPRQEFQSSYNTALANGKAVPRAGQTSSESASQTTGYNA, encoded by the exons ATGGCCTCTGTTGGCCAGTCATCCGAGCTTCAAAGTGTGGTTGCTTTGGTGAAAACAATGACGAACGCGCAGCTCAAGGAGATACTGAGAAGTGAGGGGCTCGCTGTTTCTGGAGTAAAAGCTTCTCTTCAGTTTCGAATCATTGAAT TCATTGAGAGACTCAATCAAGGAGGACAGATTGAGCGGTACGATAACCTGAAGAGAGCCGTGTACGCCACGACACATCGATCAATGCCACAACCTTCAACCCCACAGTCATTACCTAGTCACCAATATCATTCTTCAGCTAATCAACCCTTGTCAACACAACAACGACCATCGCCATTGAGCGCGCCGATGACGTCGCATGGGCTCACTTCTGGTATCCTCACAATGCCAATTTCCATGTCTTTACATTTGGGGGCCaattctcattttcttctagGCCGGTTAAATTTCAAAGAAAGTCCTTTCTACACTGTTTTCCAGCAGCTTACACCTGTTGTGGAATGCAAAG TACGCGAACAGACTAGGGACAGTGTAGAACTTAGAGTGGTTCTCAACCAAGATATGGCTTCTAGGCTACAGGCCGATCCGAACCTTAGGGTAATGGTTTACTGTGCTGCAGATACTGGGCTTAATCAGTATACGAAATCGGATATTGCTTTCCCTCACCAAGTTGAGCTGAAGGCAAATCTCGACGAGGTGAAGGCTAACTTGCGAGGGCTCAAAAACAAACCAGGTACGACGAGACCGGCTGAT AGATTCTTTGTGCTTGTCAGTCTTGTTCAGCGGCATCCAGTTGAGGAACTTGTAGCTgagttgaagatgaggaagacaatCTCGAAAGACCAAGTACTACGAGAAA TGAAAAGCAGAGCGGATGACACGGACATCGTTGCAACATCTAGCGTCATGTCATTGAAGTGTCCTTTATCTACTCTTCGAATCGCGGTCCCCTGCCGCTCGGTAATATGCACTCATAATCAATGCTTTGATGCATACTCTTTCCTGCAATTGCAAGAACAGGCCCCAACGTGGTCATGCCCTGTGTGTTCTAAGGCCACCAGCTTTGAGTCATTACAAATCGATCA GTATGTTGATGATATACTTCGCTCAACATCTACAGATGTTGAACAGGTTGTAGTGGAGCCAGACGGCAGATGGTCAAATCCCAGAGTCGTCGACGCTTCAGAAGCTGGTGGAGTTACTCCTGAGTCAGATGATGACGATTTAATAGAGATAAAGGAACTTGGAAATACGCCCGTTAAACAGGAATCTCTTCCAGCCGCGAGTTTATCTCTACAAAGAACCCCAGCTCAATCACGGGAGCCTTCGTCGACATCATCTGTCGCTCGTTTGTCAACAAACAAGCGTCCTGCAACCCAAGTGATTGACCTTACTGGgagcgatgatgataatgacGATGGTTCCCCTGTAAGACCACCGAAGCGGCCAGCTTTGAACTTGCTAAATCGATCTTTACCCCGGCAAGAATTTCAAAGTTCATATAACACTGCTCTAGCAAATGGCAAGGCTGTTCCTCGTGCTGGTCAGACTAGTTCTGAGTCTGCAAGCCAAACAACTGGCTATAATGCATAA
- a CDS encoding uncharacterized protein (glycosylphosphatidylinositol anchor synthesis protein), translated as MAKSVRASVQKRNRAKLRATVFGPVVDARTERLSAKLQELASQPKPSNEEKPDMELNMKDRQEGTKISQTSEDMDIDNGTIKTTQGRSHKGGRIHKRHSNRKNRSSIVFRPHQSKNKKGLKRRLAFGRHAGDPSNSGEIFLPPSRGQLRLESPPSLCSLCCSVVQEAFYRMTDEPPQTEGGIPPFEVDTICLIFSVTLTVYQTRTCQLGYGICQHNLLEIAPACGRSHREIAMKVARSKWTILIANILVPISILVFSSGFFPYKTLLTGFATHEHTIGGQIPPGVFDKVLLLQADFHASDFVYSQHSGFLFTQRLGGGFLIRSGAALPFTAYASAPTVTMPRLKAITTGSVPSFLDVILNIAEADTSSTLMHQDTWLAQLKAKGGKLVMYGDDTWLKLFPGMFHRADGTTSFFVSDFTEVDNNVTRHIPNELLQDDWSAFIMHYLGLDHIGHKAGPNSPYMITKQHEMDSVVSMVYTALEQEKHLKTTLFVLCGDHGMNEAGNHGGSSVGETSPALLFISPKFQRLETRNDSPTEEFSDLQYYHTVEQTDITPTLAGLLGLPIPLNSLGVFIPELLAMWDHGAKSIPLTSSSGPHRIHMLLENAKQLLGAVKGSFPSYSFEFDLMPVICSSQSLIDIERVQCAWFRVLETLNGSGANHDSEASSEIESALLLFLRNAQKLMSSAASDYDLIRLYVGLSISGFAISLTFFPAKRLLVNFAPAGMFLGFSILSYSTMMFASSYVEEEQQFWYWISMGWVVYLHVKYAGHFHGNSIQKSGPANGHWPFEPSLPWFGAAALAVSYRVLRRWNQTGQKFAAQPDITGSFFPSHQHTLWALLSLAASDSPELLGNSFLQPVAMLTDGMHLLYHARMVLCGISLLMIYSLYAGKARETTHKGRGKWPPSTIFHETLTLFLLMQSKVTNIPAFLVFRVQITILASMRLSTVEQTITSLLMQYVTFYAFGGSNAISSVDISNAYNGIGTYSVFIVGALTFISNWAAPIWWVSASRLLRSSQNREEKEAHVTILTLHMATILMSVMAACTTLRTHLFIWTVFSPKYLYTIAWAMINHIVVNVLGEIDWRLFMKR; from the exons ATGGCAAAGAGTGTCCGAGCGAGTGTCCAAAAGCGCAATAGAGCGAAACTGCGAGCCACAGTCTTTGGGCCAGTTGTTGATGCACGAACTGAAAGACTCTCTGCTAAGCTGCAGGAGCTTGCCTCCCAGCCAAAACCAAGTAATGAAGAGAAACCAGATATGGAGCTGAACATGAAGG ATCGCCAGGAAGGGACTAAGATATCACAAACAAGTGAAG ATATGGACATTGACAACGGTACCATCAAAACTACCCAGGGTCGCTCTCACAAAGGCGGGCGGATTCATAAACGCCACAGCAACAGAAAGAACCGCTCATCTATTGTCTTCCGTCCACACCAGTCCAAGAATAAGAAGGGTCTGAAGAGGAG ATTGGCGTTCGGG CGTCACGCAGGGGACCCATCAAATTCGGGAGAAATCTTCCTGCCTCCGAGTAGAGGTCAGCTGAGGCTAGAGTCTCCGCCTAGTTTATGTAGCCTCTGCTGTTCTGTAGTCCAAGAGGCGTTC TACCGCATGACGGATGAACCTCCTCAAACAGAAGGCG GTATACCCCCTTTTGAAGTTGATACTATTTGCTTGATTTTCAGTGTTACACTGACAGTGTATCAGACCCGGACATGTCAGCTTGGGTACGGTATATGCCAACATAACTTGCTTGAAATTGCTCCAGCGTGTGGCAGAAGCCACCGAGAAATAGCCATGAAGGTTGCTAGATCGAAGTGGACGATACTCATCGCCAACATACTCGTCCCCATATCGATTCTCGTCTTTTCCTCTGGGTTTTTTCCTTATAAGACATTGCTTACGGGCTTTGCAACTCATGAACATACCATTGGCGGTCAAATTCCGCCGGGCGTATTCGACAAA GTTCTACTCCTTCAGGCTGACTTTCATGCTAGCGATTTCGTCTATTCCCAGCACTCTGGCTTTCTATTCACTCAGAGGTTAGGAGGAGGATT CTTAATTCGGTCAGGCGCTGCTCTTCCATTCACTGCTTATGCTAGTGCTCCAACTGTCACAATGCCCCGGCTCAAAGCCATAACAACGGGGTCCGTGCCATCATTTCTTGATGTAATACTTAACATTGCAGAGGCTGATACCTCGTCGACTCTCATGCACCAAGATACATGGTTAGCACAATTGAAAGCAAAAGGTGGAAAATTGGTCATGTATGGAGATGACACATGGCTGAAGTTGTTTCCTGGGATGTTTCACAGGGCTGATGGGACTACGAGTTTCTTTGTGTCG GATTTCACAGAAGTAGACAATAATGTGACTCGCCACATCCCCAATGAACTCTTGCAAGATGACTGGTCAGCTTTCATAATGCACTACCTTGGTCTTGACCATATAGGACACAAAGCTGGTCCTAATAG TCCATACATGATAACAAAGCAGCATGAGATGGATTCTGTTGTTAGCATGGTGTACACAGCTTTggagcaagagaaacatCTCAAAACTACCCTCTTTGTATTATGCGGTGACCATGGGATGAACGAAGCTGGGAATCATGGTGGTTCGTCTGTGGGCGAGACTTCACCGGCTCTACTTTTTATATCGCCCAAGTTTCAGCGACTTGAAACTCGAAACGATAGCCCAACGGAAGAATTCAGTGACCTACAGTATTACCATACTGTTGAACAGACAGATATCACACCGACACTTGCGGGGCTCCTAGGCTTACCAATTCCCTTGAATAGCCTGGGTGTCTTTATCCCCGAGCTTCTTGCGATGTGGGATCACG GAGCTAAGTCAATACCCCTAACCTCGTCATCAGGACCACATCGGATTCATATGCTACTTGAAAACGCCAAGCAGTTGCTGGGAGCCGTTAAAGGATCGTTTCCGAGTTATAGCTTTGAATTTGATTTAATGCCTGTCATTTGTAGCTCTCAGTCATTGATCGATATTGAGCGTGTTCAGTGCGCTTGGTTTCGAGTGCTTGAGACGCTCAATGGATCAGGTGCTAATCACGATAGTGAAGCCTCTTCGGAGATCGAGTCTGCCCTTCTGCTGTTTTTGAGGAATGCCCAGAAGTTAATGAGCAGCGCTGCGAGTGATTATGATCTTATAAGGCTCTATGTCGGGCTTTCCATTTCCGGGTTTGCTATCTCACTTACCTTTTTCCCAGCCAAAAGGCTGCTAGTGAATTTCGCGCCGGCTGGAATGTTTTTGGGGTTTAGCATTCTAAGCTATAGCACCATGATGTTCGCAAGTAGCTAcgtggaagaagaacagcagTTCTGGTACTGGATATCAATGGGATGGGTGGTTTACCTACATGTTAAATATGCTGGTCACTTCCATGGCAATTCAATTCAAAAATCTGGCCCAGCGAACGGCCATTGGCCATTTGAACCCTCACTTCCCTGGTTTGGCGCAGCTGCGCTAGCAGTGTCTTATCGAGTTCTGCGAAGATGGAATCAGACAGGCCAGAAATTTGCTGCTCAGCCGGACATTACCGggtccttctttccttctcatcaGCATACTTTGTGGGCCTTG TTATCATTAGCGGCGTCCGACTCTCCCGAACTTCTCGGTAACTCGTTCTTGCAGCCGGTGGCCATGTTGACTGATGGAATGCACCTGCTTTATCATGCAAGAATGGTTCTTTGTGGGATATCTCTTCTCATGATATATTCCTTGTACGCTGGAAAAGCCCGGGAAACGACTCACAAGGGCAGAGGCAAGT GGCCACCGAGCACCATCTTTCACGAGACTCTCACTCTTTTCCTGTTGATGCAATCGAAAGTGACGAACATACCCGCGTTTCTAGTGTTTAGAGTACAAATCACCATCCTCGCATCGATGCGTTTATCAACCGTGGAACAAACCATAACCTCCCTGCTCATGCAATATGTGACATTTTACGCATTTGGAGGCTCAAATGCCATTTCGTCGGTCGACATTTCGAATGCATATAATGGTATCGGCACCTATAGTGTTTTTATCGTCGGTGCCTTGACGTTCATCAGCAACTGGGCCGCCCCCATATGGTGGGTCTCAGCCAGTAGGCTGCTCCGTTCCTCGCAGAATcgggaagaaaaggaggcaCATGTAACCATCCTGACTCTTCATATGGCAACAATTTTAATGTCGGTTATGGCGGCGTGTACGACGTTAAGGACGCATCTTTTTATCTGGACGGTCTTCTCCCCTAAATACCTTTATACTATTGCATGGGCAATGATCAACCACATTGTGGTAAATGTACTAGGAGAGATCGATTGGCGCTTGTTCATGAAGAGGTGA
- a CDS encoding uncharacterized protein (predicted protein): protein MELSPTGRSTVPPGEHAGLMDWMSRAGEGVLLSPRRDIGRFPELRVSNQNAVDIERIRLGLDVRTTIMLRNIPNKIDQTMLKAIVDETSHGKYDFMYLRIASGTPS from the exons ATGGAGCTCAGCCCTACCGGACGCTCTACAGTACCCCCTGGTGAACACGCTGGCCTCATGGATTGGATGTCTAGGGCAGGTGAAGGTGTCTTGCTTTCTCCTCGCCGTGACATTGGCCGCTTTCCTGAATTGCGCGTAAGTAACCAGAACGCGGTAGACATTGAACGGATTCGCCTCGGTCTTGATGTCCGGACTACA ATAATGCTCCGCAATATTCCGAATAAGATTGATCAG ACTATGCTCAAAGCCATTGTCGATGAAACAAGCCATGGAAAGTATGACTTTATGTACTTGCGTATTG CGTCGGGTACGCCTTCATAA
- a CDS encoding uncharacterized protein (predicted protein), with the protein MGPLILNSRLFHRRISDPKATLGPVSMAQAASDPFLVPTSTSRVQLSPTAAAFTPIGMVDTVANSNLSQPLTRALPSVSYLAVDSIAEVNGTSSGLVSPFDQGSSDYGTIGSAREFRGLSSGAVLEKFDAERRSRALVIENVPTNLTYMALAGFFNRREFGTLKGPVLTELNSMGKVYVSFTDSREAKKAIEKVRLLRPEWRVFPLTAKEYVQHTEPTLLSDVSDYEGQLLVTVYYDSRNPTLNQHTVTRSLETIVTTFGDMKAFTPLPTGQDNISEFHLEYFNTRDAENAMSTLNGSSVETRYRGQATSSPS; encoded by the exons ATGGGTCCCCTGATACTAAACTCACGGCTTTTTCACCGGAGGATATCCGATCCAAAGGCCACCCTGGGTCCAGTGTCCATGGCCCA GGCCGCATCCGATCCATTCCTGGTGCCGACAAGTACATCCAGAGTGCAACTTTCACCGACTGCAGCAGCATTTACGCCGATTGGGATGGTAGATACTGTGGCCAACAGCAACCTGTCCCAGCCCCTGACCCGTGCCCTCCCTAGTGTCAGCTATTTAGCAGTTGACTCCATCGCCGAAGTGAATGGAACAAGTAGCGGGCTTGTGAGCCCTTTTGATCAGGGTTCATCTGACTATGGGACCATTGGAAGTGCTCGAGAGTTTAGGGGCCTGTCGTCTGGCGCAGTTCTCGAGAAATTTGATGCTGAGCGGCGCAGTCGTGCTCTCGTTATTGAGAATGTCCCAACTAACCTGACTTATATGGCGCTGGCTGGGTTTTTCAAC CGGCGTGAATTTGGCACCCTTAAAGGCCCTGTTCTCACAGAACTTAACTCCATGGGGAAGGTATACGTTTCCTTCACTGATAGCCGCgaagcaaagaaggcgaTTGAGAAGGTCCGACTTCTTCGACCTGAATGGCGCGTGTTCCCTCTTACAGCCAAGGAGTATGTACAGCATACGGAGCCGACTCTTTTGTCCGATGTTTCTGATTATGAAGGCCAATTACTTGTGACTGTCTATTATGATTCTCGAAACCCAACCTTGAATCAGCACACGGTTACACGCTCACTCGAGACCATCGTCACGACTTTCGGTGACATGAAAGCCTTCACTCCCTTGCCTACTGGACAAGATAACATCAGCGAGTTCCATCTCGAATATTTTAATACCCGGGATGCGGAAAATGCTATGTCTACACTCAATGGAAGCTCGGTCGAG ACCAGATATAGAGGACAAGCCACGTCATCCCCTTCCTAG